From Halorussus lipolyticus:
AGCTCTGGGTCGAGAATCGGTCAGAATCGTACTATCGCACGGGCATCGCTGGCGAGTATCGCGCCGAGACGGTCTTTTCGCTCGCCGAAACGCTCCACGAGGAGGTGGTCGCGTTGACGCGAACGCAGGACTGCCTCTGTGAGTGACCGAGGACACGATTTGTATCTAGTCCTCTGTCGAGCCACGATAGATAACTCTCGTCGGTGATTCCGTTCGATTATCGAACGAGGAGGAAGATCACTAGAATAAGAATTTATCGAAATAGATCCTGAGAAACGTGAAATAGAGTGTACGCGCGCGGCATGGGATTTGAACCCGGAGCCAGACGGTCCTGCTCGCTCCCTGCGGTCGCTTCGCAGGCGTGCGACTGGCAGAGGTTCAAATCCAGCATCGTGATTCACTGCTCGTGAATGACGAGCAGATGAACTGCTCGCCGTAGTACTCGCGGCAGAATCACGGGCGGCATGGGATTTGAACCCATGACCTCTTGGTCCGGAACCAAGCGTTCTGTCCGCTGAACTAGCCGCCCTCAGACGGATATACTTCGCTCGCGGGCTTAACCATTGGGGTCGCCGCAACTCAGTCCTCGGCCACGGCGCGGTCGGCCTCCGGTTCGGACCCAACCGAGCTATTGGTCTGGTCGCTGTCGATGACGGCCTCCTTCCACGTGCCGCGGGTGAACCAGACTGCGGCCGCGATTGCACCGACGATGTGACCGAGAGCGACGCCAATCCAGATTCCGGTCGGGCCGAGAGAGGTCTCGAACGCCAGCAGGTAGACGGCGGGTACACGGATGAGCCACAGGGTAATCATCGAGAGGGCCATGGCGATTTTGGTGTTGCCAGCGCCGCGGTAGGCCCCGACGAGGACCTGAAAGACGCCGATGAAGGCGAACTCGATGGTCCGGATGCGGAGATACTCGGAGGCGTACTCGACGGTCCGGGTGGCCTCGGCCGTGCCGGTGGCCATGAAGACTTCCACGATGGGTTTCGGAAAGAGCGCGGCGAGGACTGCCAACGCGAGCATCACGCCGGCACCGACTTTGGCCGCGAGTTTGACCGCGCGTTCGGCCCGGTCGGCCTTGCCCGCGCCGAGGTTCTGGCCGACCATCGTGTTGGTCGCCTTGCCGAGGCCGACCGCCGGGAGGAAGACCAGCGAGATGAGTCGGTTCCCGAGTCCGTAGGCCGCGATGACGGCCGGTTCGAAGGTGACTATCATCACGGTCAGCATCACCATCGCCAGCGCGCCCGCCGACTGTTCGAGCGCCGACGGAACCCCGATGCGAACGATGTCCTCGATATAGTCAAGGTCCGGCGCGAGGTGGGCGAGTCGCACGTCGGGGCCGGTGTCGGTGAAGAACAGGACGTACACCCCGACGAGGCCGCCGACGGCGCGGGCGACCAGCGTCGCTACCGCCGCGCCCTCGATGCCCATCTCCGGGACGAGTTGGCCTTCGATGCCGAGCGCGGGGACCGACCCGACGCCGAAGACGAGAATTGGGTCCAAGACGACGTTGAGGACCACCGTAATCGCCATCACGCGCATCGGCGTCCGGGTGTCGCCGTAGCCCCGCAGGAGCGCCGAGAACGCGAGGAAGCCGAACATGAACGGCAGGCCGAGGAAGAAGATTTCCATGTACTGCTCGGCCAGCGGAACGACATCGGTGGCGGTGGCGACGTTGCTGGGGAACAGCGAGAGCATCGGTCCCGCGCCGAAGTGGCCCACGACGCTCAGGACGACGCCGATGGTGACGACGAACCCGAGCGTCTGGCCGCCGACTTTCCCGGCCGACCCGTCGCTGTCCGCGCCCATGTACTGGGCGACCAAGGTACTGCCCGCGA
This genomic window contains:
- a CDS encoding MATE family efflux transporter → MVTSTQSDGITDGGLVRPLFHLAWPIVVTQLLQVAYNVADAFWLGRYSANAVGAISLAFPLIFFLIAFGGGFNVAGSTLVAQYMGADSDGSAGKVGGQTLGFVVTIGVVLSVVGHFGAGPMLSLFPSNVATATDVVPLAEQYMEIFFLGLPFMFGFLAFSALLRGYGDTRTPMRVMAITVVLNVVLDPILVFGVGSVPALGIEGQLVPEMGIEGAAVATLVARAVGGLVGVYVLFFTDTGPDVRLAHLAPDLDYIEDIVRIGVPSALEQSAGALAMVMLTVMIVTFEPAVIAAYGLGNRLISLVFLPAVGLGKATNTMVGQNLGAGKADRAERAVKLAAKVGAGVMLALAVLAALFPKPIVEVFMATGTAEATRTVEYASEYLRIRTIEFAFIGVFQVLVGAYRGAGNTKIAMALSMITLWLIRVPAVYLLAFETSLGPTGIWIGVALGHIVGAIAAAVWFTRGTWKEAVIDSDQTNSSVGSEPEADRAVAED